In one window of Spirochaetota bacterium DNA:
- a CDS encoding alpha/beta fold hydrolase, whose amino-acid sequence MNRITVCLSIVLCLVFSTGLAFAGGDSDACATKYPIVLSHGMGAHADNLGIGYWYNIPGTLEDEGADVYISDQMAMQGTAYRAQEVKAYVQYVLAVTGKSKVNIVGHSHGTLDTRYMISNLGMSSKVASYTSIAGPHRGSSVADVVLGVLPDSGEWLVSGLVNTIYDWIFGDASNSLQGARDLSTSYMKNTFNPNTPNISGIYYQSWSAKIKLITADFLITEPTWLLMKFYEGDNDCLVSVTSSKWGTWRGIQEGAWWCGGVSHFNIVDQFLGITPGFDAPQFYVDVVSELKNKGY is encoded by the coding sequence ATGAATCGAATCACCGTATGCCTGAGTATCGTGCTGTGTCTTGTATTTTCAACCGGGCTGGCCTTCGCGGGCGGCGATTCAGATGCGTGCGCCACAAAGTACCCGATCGTGCTTTCGCATGGAATGGGTGCCCATGCCGACAACCTTGGGATAGGCTACTGGTACAACATCCCCGGAACGCTCGAGGATGAGGGCGCCGACGTCTATATCTCGGACCAGATGGCAATGCAGGGAACGGCGTACCGCGCGCAGGAGGTCAAGGCGTACGTGCAGTACGTGCTCGCCGTTACGGGAAAATCGAAAGTCAACATCGTGGGCCATTCCCACGGGACCCTGGATACCCGTTACATGATATCGAACCTGGGCATGTCGAGCAAGGTCGCGAGCTATACCAGCATCGCCGGTCCGCATCGCGGAAGCTCGGTGGCCGATGTCGTCCTTGGCGTGCTTCCCGACAGCGGGGAGTGGCTGGTTTCGGGGCTCGTGAACACGATCTATGACTGGATTTTCGGCGACGCGTCGAACAGCCTTCAGGGTGCGCGCGACCTCTCGACGAGCTACATGAAAAACACCTTCAACCCCAATACCCCGAACATTTCCGGCATCTACTACCAGAGCTGGTCGGCCAAGATCAAGCTTATTACCGCCGACTTCCTGATCACGGAGCCCACGTGGCTGCTCATGAAATTCTACGAGGGCGACAACGACTGCCTCGTATCGGTGACCTCGTCGAAGTGGGGGACATGGCGCGGCATCCAGGAAGGCGCGTGGTGGTGCGGCGGCGTATCGCACTTCAATATCGTCGACCAGTTCCTGGGGATTACGCCCGGCTTTGACGCCCCGCAGTTCTACGTGGATGTCGTGAGCGAGCTAAAAAACAAGGGCTATTAA
- a CDS encoding response regulator — protein sequence MPRRSTWRRGNTRRFRRCSDTARGYRPWKTTDGRVLKLTKTSSCADIVSSTSAPASKSPPMLIKTTFKPFLSRTPMLARVVFLAALLASLGSCERVFRPSPPPRAHNGILDLRGWDFTRSGPVQLNGEWEFYWERLIGPAEFGADTAPDKTGFISVPGVWNDFKAGGKALPGDGYATIRLRVLIGEPAGEMALQLFTMGTAFSISVNGTVLATVGVPGTSPETSVPAYRPHIVTFAPGGDSLEITAQVSNFHYRKGGPWREIDLGMENDVRDLRERKIIFDMFLFGSLLIMGLYHVGLFISRKKDLAPLYFGIICLIFALRSLVTGHYYLTYLVPGIPFELVITLEYIAFFLGVSAFALYLKGLFPENVPRWFVGFYVAIGPLLTLLTLATPARVYTHTILAFQAAVLVSFVSTIVIIAISIYRRRESAWMFMFGFAVVVFAGVNDILHTNYVIQSFHLLPFAIFIFIFLQAFSLSRRFSRAFYAVEALSEEVSSKNIELTRLDVMKDEFLANTSHELRTPLNGINGLAESLMDGAAGALNSEQRENVGMIAASGRRLATLVNDILDLSRLKNSEITLVLRPVDLRQVVEMMLKISRHLASGKQLALTNDVPGDLPFALCDENRIQQILLNLIGNAIKFTETGEVRVSARRGDPAGMITVTVRDTGIGIPRENLGRIFQAFTQADGSVARQFGGTGLGLSITRSLVELHGGSITVESEPGAGSSFRFTVPLVERGAQEEADAPMLTPARGDDDGRVEAQGFDATEQYATQKQDAHILRTFDIAEQPGREGTVLAVDDDPINLQVIVNYLTMEGYRVVTANSGPRAISLLAAAKPDLVLLDIMMPGMSGYEAAAQIRKAYPYNELPIVLLTARGRVTDLTEGFASGGSDYIVKPFSKSELLTRIRFHIYLKNAFREGKRLARIEQELDIARRIQRNTLPAGPPRSPHFTIAARYISAERVGGDYFDFHVFDDGSLAVFITDVVGHGIPAAFIASMVKLAFSVNREGASDPPAFMRSMSRTLAGNTGGHMLTAELVYLDRRGGRLRCARAGHEPVLVYHRAENRMEEIMPRGILIGYDSRTTFEEGETAFAPGDRIILYTDGLTEARNPVNGRAPGTDINETMFGHDALLGTIMETSTLDADQCAQRIIEKAIEWTGRKDNFEDDVTLLVIDVEG from the coding sequence ATGCCCAGGCGTTCGACCTGGCGGAGAGGAAATACGCGCCGCTTTCGACGGTGCTCTGATACCGCACGCGGATACCGGCCCTGGAAAACGACTGATGGGCGGGTATTAAAATTGACAAAAACCTCCTCGTGCGCGGATATTGTTTCCAGCACTAGTGCCCCGGCCTCAAAATCGCCGCCTATGCTGATTAAAACTACATTCAAGCCGTTCCTATCGCGAACGCCCATGCTGGCCAGGGTTGTATTCTTGGCGGCGCTCCTCGCGTCGCTAGGGTCATGCGAGCGGGTATTCCGGCCGTCGCCGCCGCCGCGTGCGCATAACGGCATTCTCGACCTGAGGGGATGGGATTTCACGCGCAGCGGTCCTGTCCAATTGAACGGGGAATGGGAATTTTACTGGGAAAGGCTTATCGGTCCCGCTGAATTCGGGGCGGATACGGCGCCGGATAAGACCGGTTTCATCTCCGTGCCGGGTGTCTGGAACGACTTCAAGGCCGGGGGGAAGGCGCTCCCGGGAGACGGCTATGCGACCATTCGCCTGCGGGTATTGATCGGAGAGCCGGCGGGCGAGATGGCCCTCCAGCTGTTCACGATGGGGACGGCATTTTCAATTTCGGTCAACGGCACGGTCCTCGCGACAGTCGGCGTCCCGGGGACGAGCCCCGAAACCTCGGTGCCCGCGTATCGGCCCCATATCGTCACCTTCGCTCCCGGGGGGGATTCGCTGGAAATTACCGCGCAGGTCTCGAATTTCCACTACCGGAAGGGCGGCCCCTGGCGGGAGATCGACCTTGGCATGGAGAATGACGTGCGCGATCTGCGGGAGCGCAAGATCATTTTCGACATGTTCCTGTTCGGGAGCCTGCTCATCATGGGGCTTTACCATGTGGGGCTGTTCATTTCCCGGAAAAAAGACCTTGCGCCGCTGTATTTCGGCATTATCTGCCTAATCTTCGCCCTGCGATCGCTCGTTACCGGCCACTATTACCTGACATACCTTGTTCCGGGGATTCCCTTCGAGCTGGTGATCACGCTGGAGTATATCGCGTTTTTCCTGGGGGTGAGCGCCTTCGCGCTGTACCTGAAAGGGCTTTTCCCCGAGAACGTCCCGCGCTGGTTCGTAGGCTTCTATGTAGCGATCGGACCGCTGCTCACGCTCCTCACGCTGGCCACCCCGGCGCGCGTCTACACCCACACCATCCTGGCGTTTCAGGCGGCGGTTCTGGTCTCATTTGTCAGCACCATCGTCATCATCGCCATCTCGATCTATCGGCGGCGGGAGAGCGCGTGGATGTTCATGTTCGGGTTCGCCGTGGTGGTGTTCGCGGGCGTCAACGATATCCTGCATACCAATTATGTCATTCAAAGCTTCCACCTGCTGCCGTTCGCGATCTTCATCTTCATTTTCCTCCAGGCGTTCTCGCTGTCGCGGCGGTTTTCGCGCGCGTTTTACGCGGTCGAGGCGCTCTCCGAGGAGGTCAGCTCCAAGAACATCGAGCTGACCAGGCTGGACGTGATGAAGGACGAGTTCCTTGCCAATACCTCGCACGAGCTGCGCACCCCGCTGAACGGCATCAACGGCCTCGCGGAATCGCTCATGGACGGCGCCGCCGGCGCGCTTAATTCCGAACAGCGGGAGAACGTGGGCATGATCGCGGCCAGCGGGCGAAGGCTCGCCACGCTGGTGAACGATATCCTGGACCTCTCGCGCCTGAAGAACAGCGAAATCACACTCGTCCTCCGCCCCGTGGACCTGCGTCAGGTGGTTGAGATGATGCTCAAAATATCCCGGCACCTCGCGTCCGGCAAACAGCTTGCGCTCACTAACGACGTACCCGGGGACCTCCCCTTCGCGCTGTGCGATGAAAACCGCATCCAGCAGATTCTGCTGAACCTGATCGGGAACGCGATCAAGTTCACCGAAACCGGCGAGGTCCGCGTTTCGGCGCGCAGGGGGGATCCCGCGGGAATGATCACCGTCACCGTCAGGGACACGGGGATAGGCATCCCGCGGGAAAACCTCGGCAGGATTTTCCAGGCGTTCACGCAGGCGGACGGATCGGTCGCGCGGCAATTTGGCGGCACGGGGCTGGGGCTTTCGATCACGCGCAGCCTGGTGGAGCTTCACGGCGGAAGCATCACGGTGGAATCGGAGCCGGGGGCGGGGTCCTCGTTCCGCTTCACGGTGCCGCTCGTGGAGCGGGGCGCGCAGGAAGAGGCGGATGCGCCGATGCTCACCCCGGCGCGCGGGGATGACGATGGCCGGGTCGAGGCACAAGGATTCGACGCTACGGAGCAATACGCGACGCAGAAGCAGGACGCGCACATCCTCCGCACCTTCGACATAGCCGAGCAACCCGGCAGGGAGGGAACGGTACTTGCAGTCGACGACGACCCGATCAACCTCCAGGTCATCGTGAATTATCTTACCATGGAGGGATACCGCGTGGTCACCGCCAATTCGGGACCGCGGGCGATCTCCCTCCTCGCGGCAGCAAAGCCGGACCTGGTGCTCCTGGACATCATGATGCCCGGCATGAGCGGCTACGAGGCGGCCGCGCAGATACGAAAGGCCTACCCCTACAATGAGCTTCCCATCGTGCTGCTCACGGCGCGCGGCCGCGTGACGGATCTCACCGAGGGCTTCGCCTCGGGGGGCAGCGACTACATCGTGAAACCGTTTTCGAAAAGCGAGCTCCTGACCAGGATACGTTTCCATATCTACCTCAAGAACGCCTTCCGGGAGGGCAAGCGGCTTGCGAGGATCGAACAGGAGCTGGATATCGCGCGCCGCATCCAGCGGAATACCCTTCCCGCGGGTCCCCCGCGCTCGCCGCACTTCACGATCGCCGCGCGCTATATCTCCGCGGAGCGGGTGGGCGGCGACTATTTCGACTTCCACGTGTTCGACGACGGGAGCCTCGCGGTGTTCATCACGGACGTGGTGGGCCACGGCATTCCCGCGGCCTTCATCGCCTCGATGGTGAAACTCGCGTTTTCCGTAAACCGTGAGGGCGCATCGGACCCCCCGGCCTTCATGCGCTCCATGAGCCGCACGCTCGCGGGGAATACCGGGGGGCACATGCTCACCGCGGAGCTCGTGTACCTGGACAGGCGCGGGGGAAGGCTCCGGTGCGCCCGGGCGGGGCACGAGCCCGTGCTCGTCTACCACCGCGCCGAGAACAGGATGGAGGAGATCATGCCGCGCGGCATACTCATAGGCTACGATTCGCGCACGACGTTTGAGGAGGGGGAGACCGCGTTCGCGCCCGGGGACAGGATCATCCTCTATACCGACGGGCTCACCGAGGCGCGCAACCCCGTGAACGGGCGGGCGCCCGGGACCGACATCAACGAAACCATGTTCGGTCACGACGCCCTCTTGGGAACGATCATGGAAACCAGCACGCTCGACGCGGACCAGTGCGCGCAGCGCATCATAGAGAAGGCCATTGAGTGGACAGGCAGGAAGGACAATTTCGAGGACGACGTCACGCTCCTCGTGATCGACGTCGAGGGCTGA
- a CDS encoding glutathionylspermidine synthase family protein — translation MVRFLPLRGHRRRRRAFPVWLAHGTVLFAGNGLLLDARQPVFPAVAVLLWERIERVRIEGQLSPFDDERPYVDLARRLRVQLGQPFGCELVIRKRIVPRPDWTTKVEEHGLNYHTLYGQIYWDESAYYEFTLPQIDKIEDVTNELHRMCLKAVERVVSRNLFDRLRIPPVAIPLVKSSWERNEPHFYGRFDLWYDGQGEPRLLEYNADTPTALLEASVIQWHWLQDVIGNSGDQFNSIHEKMLDYWRERKGSVEFLHVSCMKDSDEDLGNTAYVQDVAEQAGIPTGFVYIDDIGFDGAAGNFVDEDDTPIRHLFKLYPWEWMFQEEFFERLYDTKIALFEPPWKSLLSNKAILAVLWEMYPDHPNLLPTYINDGAPPRLESYVIKPFLAREGANIRIVKDGAVIHETQGTYSVENSIVQAFAPLPEYDGNFPVIGSWVIGDRAAGIGIRESATLVTDNLSRFVPHVLK, via the coding sequence ATGGTCCGATTCCTCCCTCTGCGAGGACACCGCCGGCGACGCCGAGCATTCCCGGTATGGCTCGCACATGGGACCGTATTATTCGCCGGGAATGGGCTACTACTGGATGCACGGCAACCGGTTTTCCCTGCCGTCGCGGTTCTCCTCTGGGAGCGCATCGAGCGGGTTCGTATCGAGGGGCAGCTCAGTCCGTTCGACGACGAGCGCCCATACGTCGACCTCGCGCGGCGGCTTCGGGTCCAGCTCGGCCAGCCATTCGGGTGTGAGCTCGTGATCCGGAAGCGCATCGTCCCCCGCCCCGACTGGACCACGAAGGTGGAGGAGCACGGCCTCAATTATCACACCCTCTACGGGCAGATTTACTGGGACGAATCGGCGTACTACGAGTTTACCCTTCCGCAGATCGACAAGATCGAGGACGTCACGAACGAGCTGCACCGCATGTGCCTCAAGGCCGTGGAACGGGTGGTGTCCCGCAACCTGTTCGACAGGCTCCGGATACCCCCCGTCGCGATACCGCTTGTGAAAAGCTCATGGGAGAGAAACGAGCCGCACTTCTACGGAAGGTTCGACCTCTGGTACGACGGCCAGGGCGAACCCAGGCTCCTGGAATATAACGCCGACACCCCCACGGCGCTCCTTGAGGCGAGCGTCATCCAGTGGCACTGGCTCCAGGACGTCATTGGTAATTCCGGCGACCAGTTCAACTCGATCCACGAGAAAATGCTCGATTACTGGAGGGAGCGGAAGGGCTCGGTTGAATTTCTCCATGTCTCCTGCATGAAGGATTCGGACGAGGACCTCGGCAACACCGCCTACGTGCAGGACGTCGCGGAGCAGGCAGGCATACCCACAGGGTTCGTGTACATCGACGACATAGGATTCGACGGCGCGGCGGGAAATTTCGTCGACGAGGACGATACCCCCATCCGGCACCTCTTCAAGCTCTACCCGTGGGAATGGATGTTCCAGGAAGAATTTTTTGAACGGCTCTACGACACGAAGATCGCCCTGTTCGAGCCGCCCTGGAAGAGCCTCCTGAGCAACAAGGCCATACTCGCGGTGTTATGGGAAATGTACCCGGACCACCCCAACCTGCTCCCGACATACATCAACGACGGCGCGCCCCCCCGGCTGGAAAGCTACGTGATCAAGCCCTTCCTGGCGCGCGAGGGCGCGAATATCCGCATCGTGAAGGACGGCGCCGTGATCCATGAAACACAGGGCACCTACTCCGTCGAAAATTCGATCGTGCAGGCGTTCGCCCCCCTTCCCGAATACGACGGGAATTTTCCGGTCATTGGCTCCTGGGTAATCGGGGACAGGGCGGCCGGGATCGGCATTCGGGAGAGCGCAACGCTCGTGACCGACAATCTCAGTCGCTTCGTGCCGCACGTTTTGAAGTAG
- a CDS encoding class I SAM-dependent methyltransferase: MCSNPMKLPRRNTMLFKYLVLLCLVYPAFFLAASCDSKSPMPHERSHSFADVESYAKRFEDPARLEWQRPDEVVKRMGLKNGDMVADVGAGTGYFARRIAKAVAPGGAVTGYDIEKGMIEYMKEDARKLGLANYRAELIDAKEPALPAGRFAVIFMCNTYHHIEERVPYLRALMKGLAAGGRVIILDTRMEAKDGPPVKLRLEKNTVIAEFAEAGLALLKDDDFLKDQYYLEFSMKK, from the coding sequence ATGTGTTCCAACCCAATGAAATTGCCCCGGAGGAATACTATGCTGTTCAAATACCTCGTACTCTTGTGCCTGGTCTATCCCGCGTTTTTCCTCGCCGCTTCATGCGATTCGAAGAGCCCGATGCCCCACGAACGAAGCCACAGCTTCGCCGACGTGGAATCCTACGCGAAGCGCTTCGAGGACCCCGCCCGGCTCGAGTGGCAGAGGCCCGACGAGGTCGTGAAGCGCATGGGATTGAAGAACGGGGACATGGTCGCCGACGTGGGCGCGGGCACGGGCTACTTCGCGCGCCGGATCGCGAAGGCAGTGGCGCCCGGCGGCGCCGTGACGGGCTACGACATCGAGAAGGGCATGATCGAATATATGAAGGAAGACGCCCGGAAGCTGGGCCTTGCGAACTATCGCGCCGAGCTCATCGACGCGAAGGAGCCGGCGCTGCCCGCGGGACGCTTCGCGGTCATCTTCATGTGCAACACCTACCACCACATCGAGGAGCGCGTGCCCTATCTGAGGGCGCTCATGAAAGGCCTTGCCGCGGGGGGGCGTGTAATTATCCTCGACACGCGCATGGAGGCCAAGGACGGTCCGCCTGTAAAGCTCCGGCTGGAGAAGAACACCGTCATCGCCGAGTTCGCGGAGGCGGGGCTGGCGTTGCTCAAGGACGACGATTTCCTTAAAGATCAGTACTACCTTGAGTTTTCGATGAAAAAGTAA
- a CDS encoding MFS transporter: protein MDRSSFGRKELFSVILLAVINLFLFADQNLMAPNLTQIAHDLGITDPAQRDTLLGGDISFVFWVLGGMVTLLIGYLTDLISRKWLFVITIIIGEIPCVLTGYVQNYDQLFWLRAATGIGIGGALPLSYSLIGDYFSANHRATASAWIGLAQGLGIAFGQLLAGFVGSLPEYGWRLPFIIVGLPNFLLIAIFALTVTEPLRGSCEESLRDLIEKGMVYTGKINRSLYKDLFKIKTNILLFLQGIPGTVPWGVFFIFLNDFYSQEKGFTIQVATLIVMVVGGAAIFGAFIGGLIGNKLYNKNPRLLPLLCGTTTLLGIIPMFFLLNYPSQIGVENPSIILPVLIGFVTGFTITITGPNVKAMLLNVNAPETRGSIFSLFNLTDDLGKGFGPVIISGLIVAFGRLWAFNIANLFWLVCGVLLLVMIWTFPADEAKLNALMKERAKTMVK from the coding sequence ATGGATCGATCGTCTTTCGGCCGAAAAGAGCTCTTTTCCGTAATCCTGCTCGCCGTCATCAATCTTTTCCTCTTCGCCGATCAGAACCTCATGGCGCCCAATCTCACCCAGATCGCCCATGACCTGGGCATCACCGACCCCGCCCAGCGCGATACCCTCCTGGGGGGCGATATCAGCTTCGTGTTCTGGGTGCTCGGCGGCATGGTGACCCTGCTTATTGGCTACCTGACCGATTTGATTTCCAGGAAATGGCTCTTCGTAATCACGATCATCATCGGGGAAATCCCCTGCGTGCTCACCGGGTACGTGCAGAATTACGACCAGCTCTTCTGGCTTCGCGCGGCAACCGGCATCGGAATCGGCGGGGCGCTTCCGCTCTCGTACTCGCTTATCGGCGACTACTTCTCCGCGAACCACCGGGCCACGGCATCCGCATGGATCGGCCTCGCGCAGGGACTGGGAATCGCGTTCGGCCAGCTTCTCGCGGGTTTCGTAGGATCCCTGCCCGAATACGGGTGGCGTCTTCCCTTCATCATCGTGGGGCTTCCTAATTTTTTACTCATCGCGATCTTCGCGCTCACGGTCACAGAACCGTTGCGCGGCAGCTGCGAGGAGAGCCTGCGGGACCTGATCGAGAAGGGAATGGTGTATACCGGAAAGATCAACCGCTCCCTCTACAAGGACCTCTTTAAGATCAAAACCAATATTCTCCTGTTCCTGCAGGGAATTCCCGGGACCGTGCCGTGGGGCGTCTTCTTCATCTTCCTGAACGATTTCTATTCCCAGGAGAAGGGGTTCACAATCCAGGTCGCGACCCTTATCGTCATGGTGGTCGGGGGCGCGGCGATTTTCGGCGCCTTTATAGGGGGTCTGATAGGCAACAAGCTCTACAATAAAAACCCCCGCCTGCTTCCGCTCCTGTGCGGCACCACCACGCTTCTGGGCATCATCCCGATGTTCTTCCTGCTCAACTATCCGTCGCAGATCGGCGTCGAGAACCCGAGCATCATACTCCCCGTGCTTATCGGCTTCGTGACCGGTTTCACCATCACCATAACCGGTCCCAACGTCAAGGCGATGCTCCTGAACGTAAACGCGCCCGAGACGCGCGGATCCATCTTCTCGCTCTTCAACCTTACCGACGACCTGGGCAAGGGATTCGGGCCCGTCATCATAAGCGGGCTCATCGTGGCGTTCGGGCGCCTCTGGGCCTTCAACATCGCGAACCTCTTCTGGCTCGTGTGCGGCGTGCTGCTCCTCGTCATGATCTGGACCTTCCCCGCGGACGAGGCGAAGCTGAACGCGCTCATGAAAGAGCGCGCGAAAACCATGGTAAAATAA
- the lnt gene encoding apolipoprotein N-acyltransferase produces the protein MNRFSPAGFYPYLWSVCSAFAAALALSFEWAYPLAFLCMVPLFGTLSRAGGLLRGAGIGFTWGFVFAAAVGYGVFFALHDHYGKSAFFSLLFMTGFVLVPAGILYGIVGAACRFLYRDTMAFFALVAPSVLVLCEYLREILPGMIPWGGLGYSLTASPLLLQTADTWGQYGLSWILFCINGLVWAAISGMVRSRRLTGGEDAYRTPQSSIKALLPAGIAVLALALLCTYGGIALNRWRSPERAGGGGAPGIQAVIAQASHGQRERWRDDSFYARLESYLALSGAPAGEGRMIVWPETVLNSPRRLQPALFARLAQAAGENGVLLSGGVRHAAGGEFNAVWTISGDGETSSYDKHILLPFAETAPLESGGLGAYYEAPSRFEPGTGPLTVSTVHGKVGTSICFELLYGDFIRQSVRGGAGILVNVSNDAWFGDSNMPRIHARAAAMRAVEERRYVLRASNSGISAVVAPSGDVFAQTALFSREALRAEIHALDTDTVFARAGYWVVYASILIVMGALVRMLARGGATGTPS, from the coding sequence ATGAACCGCTTTTCCCCGGCAGGATTTTACCCATACCTCTGGTCCGTGTGCTCGGCCTTCGCGGCTGCCCTGGCGCTCTCGTTCGAGTGGGCATACCCTCTCGCGTTCTTGTGCATGGTCCCTTTATTCGGCACCCTGTCGCGCGCGGGGGGCCTCCTCCGCGGAGCGGGCATCGGCTTCACCTGGGGCTTCGTGTTCGCGGCCGCCGTGGGGTACGGAGTTTTTTTCGCCCTTCACGATCACTATGGTAAATCGGCATTTTTTTCGCTCCTGTTCATGACCGGTTTTGTCCTTGTGCCTGCCGGCATCCTTTACGGGATCGTGGGCGCCGCGTGCCGGTTCCTTTACCGGGATACCATGGCGTTTTTCGCGCTGGTCGCGCCGTCGGTGCTGGTACTGTGCGAATACCTGCGCGAGATACTGCCCGGCATGATTCCCTGGGGCGGCCTGGGGTATTCCCTGACCGCGAGCCCCCTGCTACTGCAGACCGCTGACACCTGGGGGCAGTATGGACTTTCATGGATCCTGTTCTGCATAAACGGGCTGGTATGGGCCGCGATTTCCGGCATGGTTCGGTCAAGGCGCTTAACCGGGGGGGAGGACGCGTATCGGACCCCCCAATCTTCCATTAAAGCGCTTCTTCCCGCCGGTATCGCGGTACTGGCGCTGGCTCTTCTCTGTACGTACGGGGGCATTGCCTTGAACCGGTGGCGATCCCCGGAACGGGCGGGTGGCGGGGGAGCCCCGGGCATCCAGGCGGTCATCGCCCAGGCGAGCCATGGGCAGCGCGAGCGCTGGAGGGACGACTCGTTCTATGCCCGGCTTGAGTCCTACCTGGCGCTTTCGGGAGCGCCGGCCGGGGAGGGGCGCATGATCGTATGGCCGGAAACGGTGCTCAATTCACCGCGGCGCCTGCAACCCGCGCTTTTTGCGCGGCTGGCCCAGGCGGCGGGGGAGAACGGCGTGCTTTTATCGGGGGGTGTGCGCCACGCCGCGGGAGGCGAGTTTAACGCGGTATGGACGATTTCGGGCGATGGGGAAACATCGTCGTACGACAAGCATATACTTCTCCCCTTCGCGGAAACGGCACCTCTCGAGAGCGGCGGGCTGGGGGCCTACTACGAGGCGCCGTCCAGGTTCGAACCGGGAACGGGACCGCTCACGGTGAGCACAGTCCACGGAAAGGTTGGAACTTCGATATGCTTTGAACTGTTATACGGCGACTTTATCCGGCAATCGGTGCGCGGAGGCGCGGGGATACTGGTAAATGTTTCGAACGACGCGTGGTTCGGGGATTCGAATATGCCGCGTATCCACGCGCGCGCCGCGGCGATGCGGGCGGTGGAGGAGCGGCGCTACGTGCTGCGCGCGTCCAACAGCGGGATATCGGCGGTCGTCGCGCCTTCCGGTGACGTCTTTGCGCAGACTGCGCTGTTCTCCCGCGAGGCCCTGCGCGCGGAGATTCATGCGCTGGACACTGATACGGTATTCGCGCGCGCGGGCTATTGGGTGGTGTATGCGTCCATCCTGATCGTCATGGGGGCCCTCGTGCGTATGCTCGCGCGCGGTGGGGCTACCGGGACCCCTTCATGA
- a CDS encoding MFS transporter: MKKKHWMSLLFLGFAGQLAWAVENQFFNTFMFDRIIPQPFYISMMVAASAVTATVTSIVMGAYSDRLGKRKPFLLFGYLIWGVSIWVVPMAEFIRVPVAAAWTLIVLDSVMTFFGSTAFDANYNAYLTDITDTGNRGKAQGIFTLSLWLAMLVVYGSSGPLIEAWGYFAFFFVVGALVFGFGLAGGLMVDSAMTIPSGGGGTLARIKETFGGGFIRENRDFFLVLLGISLWGMAFNIFFPFLLIYLKHFLRIPMEESTLLIFIAILGGGLLASLPGGMLTDRLGRKRVSIIAVFIEAGALFSFAFAREFAMLAVCSVAWIGAQTLWTIASGAWSKDYYPDDRRGEFSGYMTLFFVAFTMIPGPILGSLVIERFGIRALIDGKEGIIPTPEIFFAAAGMILLTLVPVLMARDRSRIGDAP; this comes from the coding sequence ATGAAGAAAAAACACTGGATGAGCCTTCTCTTCCTGGGATTCGCCGGCCAGCTCGCATGGGCCGTCGAGAACCAGTTCTTCAACACCTTCATGTTCGACCGCATCATCCCCCAGCCGTTTTACATCTCGATGATGGTCGCCGCCTCGGCGGTGACGGCGACGGTGACCTCCATCGTCATGGGGGCTTACTCGGACAGGCTGGGGAAACGAAAGCCCTTTCTGCTCTTCGGGTACCTGATCTGGGGCGTGTCCATCTGGGTCGTGCCCATGGCCGAATTCATTCGCGTTCCCGTGGCCGCCGCGTGGACGCTCATCGTGCTCGACAGCGTCATGACCTTTTTCGGCTCGACCGCGTTCGACGCCAATTACAACGCCTACCTCACCGACATCACCGACACGGGTAACCGCGGGAAGGCGCAGGGCATCTTCACGCTCTCCCTGTGGCTCGCGATGCTCGTCGTATACGGATCGTCCGGCCCCCTCATCGAGGCATGGGGCTATTTCGCGTTCTTCTTCGTGGTGGGGGCGCTCGTGTTCGGCTTTGGCCTGGCGGGCGGACTCATGGTCGACAGCGCGATGACGATCCCCTCGGGCGGCGGGGGCACCCTCGCGCGTATAAAGGAAACGTTCGGAGGCGGGTTCATCCGCGAGAACAGGGATTTCTTCCTGGTGCTCCTGGGAATCAGCCTGTGGGGGATGGCGTTCAACATCTTCTTCCCCTTCCTTCTCATATACCTCAAGCACTTCCTGCGCATCCCCATGGAAGAGTCCACCCTGCTCATCTTCATCGCGATCCTGGGCGGGGGCCTTCTCGCCTCGCTTCCCGGCGGCATGCTCACGGACCGGCTGGGGCGCAAGCGCGTTTCCATTATCGCCGTGTTCATAGAAGCCGGCGCGCTGTTCTCGTTCGCGTTCGCGCGGGAGTTCGCTATGCTCGCGGTGTGTTCCGTCGCCTGGATCGGCGCGCAGACGCTGTGGACGATCGCGTCCGGCGCGTGGAGCAAGGATTATTACCCGGACGACAGGAGGGGCGAATTCTCCGGGTACATGACGCTCTTCTTCGTCGCCTTCACAATGATCCCGGGGCCGATACTCGGGAGCCTGGTCATCGAGCGCTTCGGCATACGCGCGCTCATCGACGGGAAGGAGGGAATCATCCCCACCCCCGAGATATTCTTCGCCGCCGCGGGCATGATCCTCTTGACCCTGGTGCCCGTGCTCATGGCGCGCGACCGGAGCCGGATCGGGGATGCGCCCTAG